A genomic region of Saprospiraceae bacterium contains the following coding sequences:
- a CDS encoding S8 family serine peptidase: MKKISIVLSFSFLVLSNALFAQQTPTVYWHNGLHFSERDRTEGLSFFASELWDQHYYRLLSFDHVLSAVEQQFLSNQGIEILEYVPEQTYLCRIKQEVSRSALDLKGLTACFRLSAAHKLSRNLLYGNECQKIGESSKIVIQFLQNTLTPSCVNLLKSHSIQLGKFYSSSDITYAQVNDMQLKWLAEQSFVKFLDCESLPGVPEDREGQSLHRVNMLTANGAENIFLDGAGVKVMVRDDGFVGPHIDFQGRITNDVLADVGTHGDGVSGVLTGAGNYDPLVIGMAPGAELFVINYQPDFLDNTLPYHQNEGVVITNSSYSNGCNVGYTLEAQIVDKQLFENRELLHVFSAGNSNNSDCGYGAGNQWGNVTGGHKIGKNCLTVANLRLDGTLESSSSRGPTRDRRLKPEISARGTNQLSTAPDNGTLVFGGTSAAAPGVAGVCALLYQAYKNFNGGQNPESALIKAAVMNTATDIGTLGPDYQFGFGVINAYRAFKLIESKRYQKMKIAQGQKLEYKINIPANTALAKIMIYWPEKEASLLASKALINDLDCIVTDPSGTQIKPWVLDPSPNAATLAAGASKGTDTLNNFEQVEILAPTSGEYILKIDGKFIPSNEVDLFILYEFEDRELRLTYPIGGEQFNITESSQIHFTAYGSDSIYISLSTNGGIHWSEIDRKAAGARLSNFVIPNNVSSDSCLIHIRQGLHTVQSDFFTITSGVQGFQVSKYCPNELELSWNRSAKDSFLIYQLGEKYMEPAGISSATTLTLPNNNPRAKKWFSISGYEGTALSRRELAIASPDTLIGCNIHTDLGLDISANTTSSYYTCDEAYVSPVFKIINRSTTPIDEFTIYAQSDNGLVSETYALSIAPYDTLELKFEKGIFVTGTQQKVIIAWVEHFGDQNPYNDTLDVTVDLIQLPEKTGSYPMVEEFVASSFPSNWLLQNPLDNSTWNTVRAQNRKGILDNVLLFDNPNQVYRNQPIVITSKIADLSTAVEPYLYLDFAHHSFSTSIYQDSFRIVVKEVCGTTHLEKECLSGRSLEIKTHEATPTMNWTPVDTSWYWLAYDLSEFKGKKVVVEFQILRGHNNRTAIDKVEIREKYPETGTADFTLDPNPGCYSKQIRLTPTSDLQNPRYYFDAGLGGNPRYLDGPGPHQTRYTLQGDKRIAMHVKSDLSNDAITIKRLSLANAVSINYTWSIVSGRTVQFKNNSSNGETYLWTFGDGQTSTEFNPVHTYDSAKIYKVKLTITNPCGTYNRTIEVDLTITGTNDPKAKNGVDVYPNPTTDLLTISSASPLETIAIMDLNGKLIHELTNVRSYEKTISLAGWTAGFYQLTIVNKKGTTRTNFQKM, translated from the coding sequence ATGAAAAAAATATCGATAGTTCTCAGTTTTAGCTTCCTGGTTTTATCCAATGCTTTGTTTGCCCAACAAACACCCACCGTTTATTGGCACAATGGTTTGCATTTTTCTGAAAGAGATCGCACAGAAGGATTGTCCTTTTTTGCATCTGAATTATGGGATCAACACTATTATCGCTTATTATCATTTGATCATGTATTATCTGCAGTTGAGCAACAATTTTTGTCCAATCAAGGAATTGAAATATTGGAGTATGTGCCGGAGCAAACTTATTTATGCAGAATTAAACAAGAAGTATCAAGATCTGCCTTAGATTTAAAAGGCTTGACGGCCTGTTTCCGATTGTCAGCTGCTCACAAATTGTCGAGAAACTTATTGTATGGAAATGAATGCCAAAAAATAGGCGAATCTTCAAAAATTGTCATACAGTTTCTTCAAAATACATTGACTCCAAGCTGTGTAAATTTGTTAAAATCCCATTCGATCCAATTGGGGAAATTTTATTCCAGCAGTGACATAACTTATGCTCAGGTAAATGACATGCAATTGAAATGGCTGGCCGAACAATCGTTCGTTAAGTTTTTAGATTGCGAGTCCTTACCGGGTGTTCCTGAAGATCGCGAAGGTCAAAGTCTGCACAGGGTTAATATGCTTACCGCCAATGGAGCAGAAAACATATTTTTGGATGGTGCGGGTGTAAAAGTGATGGTTCGCGACGATGGCTTTGTAGGGCCGCATATTGATTTTCAGGGCAGAATTACCAATGACGTGCTGGCAGATGTAGGTACACATGGAGATGGAGTTTCAGGGGTGTTGACCGGAGCCGGTAACTACGATCCATTAGTTATAGGAATGGCTCCCGGTGCAGAATTGTTTGTCATTAACTATCAGCCTGATTTTTTGGACAACACTTTGCCTTATCATCAAAATGAAGGAGTAGTCATCACGAATTCATCATATAGCAATGGTTGTAATGTGGGTTATACTCTCGAAGCCCAAATTGTCGATAAGCAACTATTTGAAAACAGAGAACTTCTCCATGTTTTTTCTGCGGGCAATTCCAATAATTCAGATTGTGGCTATGGAGCCGGAAACCAATGGGGGAATGTTACAGGCGGGCATAAAATTGGTAAAAACTGTTTAACCGTAGCAAACCTGAGATTGGATGGCACACTTGAATCAAGTTCATCAAGAGGTCCAACCCGCGATCGGAGATTAAAACCTGAGATTTCAGCGAGAGGGACCAATCAATTATCAACCGCTCCGGACAACGGTACACTCGTTTTTGGAGGGACTTCCGCAGCGGCACCCGGCGTTGCCGGAGTTTGCGCGCTTTTGTACCAGGCCTATAAAAATTTTAATGGCGGTCAAAATCCCGAGTCTGCATTGATTAAAGCGGCTGTTATGAATACCGCTACAGACATTGGAACCCTGGGACCCGATTACCAATTTGGATTCGGGGTGATCAATGCCTATAGAGCTTTTAAACTCATAGAAAGCAAACGCTATCAAAAAATGAAAATCGCGCAAGGGCAAAAATTGGAATACAAAATAAATATTCCTGCGAATACAGCACTTGCTAAAATTATGATTTACTGGCCGGAAAAAGAAGCCTCTTTATTAGCTTCTAAAGCGCTTATAAACGATTTGGATTGCATCGTAACAGATCCAAGTGGTACGCAAATAAAACCCTGGGTATTGGATCCTAGCCCCAATGCAGCTACTTTGGCTGCAGGTGCATCCAAAGGAACCGACACCTTAAATAATTTTGAACAGGTAGAAATCCTAGCACCGACTTCTGGTGAGTATATTCTTAAAATCGATGGCAAATTTATTCCATCCAACGAAGTAGATCTTTTTATCCTTTATGAGTTTGAAGATCGCGAATTGCGATTGACTTACCCCATAGGTGGAGAGCAATTTAATATTACTGAATCCAGCCAAATTCATTTTACAGCCTATGGTTCAGACAGTATTTATATTTCACTATCTACCAATGGTGGAATCCATTGGTCTGAAATAGATAGGAAAGCAGCAGGGGCAAGGTTGAGTAATTTTGTGATCCCCAATAATGTTTCAAGCGATTCTTGTTTGATACATATTCGTCAAGGTCTTCATACGGTACAAAGTGATTTTTTCACAATTACCAGCGGTGTTCAGGGATTTCAAGTAAGCAAGTATTGTCCAAATGAACTGGAACTTAGTTGGAATAGATCTGCTAAGGATAGTTTTTTAATCTACCAATTGGGAGAAAAATATATGGAGCCTGCCGGCATCAGTTCAGCAACAACTCTTACACTACCAAATAACAATCCAAGAGCCAAAAAGTGGTTTTCAATTTCCGGATATGAAGGCACAGCACTGAGTAGAAGGGAATTGGCCATAGCAAGTCCTGACACCCTGATCGGTTGCAATATTCATACAGATTTGGGTCTTGACATTTCGGCGAATACAACTTCAAGCTATTACACCTGCGATGAAGCTTATGTTTCGCCGGTATTCAAAATTATCAATAGAAGTACCACCCCAATTGATGAATTTACCATTTATGCGCAATCAGACAATGGCCTTGTTTCCGAAACATATGCATTAAGTATTGCTCCATACGATACTTTGGAGCTAAAATTTGAAAAGGGAATTTTCGTAACCGGCACGCAGCAAAAAGTGATCATAGCGTGGGTCGAACACTTCGGCGATCAAAACCCCTACAACGATACTTTGGATGTGACTGTTGATTTGATTCAGCTCCCGGAAAAAACAGGCAGCTATCCTATGGTAGAAGAATTTGTTGCAAGCAGCTTCCCTTCAAATTGGTTGCTCCAAAATCCTCTAGATAATTCTACTTGGAATACCGTACGCGCCCAAAACAGAAAGGGAATTTTAGACAATGTTTTGTTGTTTGACAATCCGAATCAGGTATACAGAAATCAACCCATTGTCATTACATCGAAAATAGCTGATTTATCTACAGCAGTAGAACCCTATTTATATTTGGATTTTGCACATCATTCTTTTTCAACCAGTATTTATCAGGATAGTTTCCGGATCGTGGTTAAAGAAGTTTGCGGAACTACACATCTCGAGAAGGAATGTTTATCAGGTCGCTCATTGGAAATTAAAACACATGAAGCGACGCCCACGATGAACTGGACTCCAGTAGATACTTCCTGGTATTGGCTGGCTTACGATCTTTCTGAATTTAAGGGTAAAAAAGTAGTGGTAGAGTTCCAGATTTTAAGAGGTCATAACAATCGCACGGCCATTGATAAAGTAGAGATCCGGGAGAAATATCCTGAAACAGGAACCGCCGATTTTACTTTGGATCCTAATCCAGGATGTTATAGTAAACAAATTCGTTTAACTCCAACAAGCGATCTCCAGAACCCTAGATATTACTTTGATGCAGGTTTAGGCGGAAACCCGCGCTATCTTGATGGTCCTGGACCACATCAAACGAGGTACACCCTTCAGGGAGATAAAAGAATTGCCATGCACGTAAAATCTGATCTGTCCAATGATGCGATCACGATTAAAAGACTTTCATTGGCAAATGCAGTTTCAATCAATTATACCTGGTCTATTGTTTCCGGAAGAACCGTGCAGTTTAAAAACAATTCCAGCAATGGAGAAACTTATTTATGGACTTTTGGCGACGGACAAACTTCTACCGAATTCAACCCGGTCCATACCTATGATTCTGCCAAAATTTATAAGGTAAAACTCACCATCACCAATCCCTGTGGAACTTATAATCGAACTATTGAGGTCGATCTGACCATCACCGGAACAAATGATCCGAAAGCAAAAAACGGGGTGGATGTTTATCCGAATCCTACCACAGATTTGCTTACCATTAGTTCGGCATCGCCCCTGGAAACCATTGCCATCATGGACTTAAACGGAAAACTGATACATGAACTAACAAACGTTCGTTCGTATGAAAAAACAATTTCCCTGGCGGGATGGACAGCAGGATTTTATCAACTAACAATTGTTAACAAAAAAGGAACAACCAGGACCAATTTTCAGAAAATGTAA
- a CDS encoding response regulator transcription factor, with the protein MPVKIAIVDDHTMMVQAIANLLNARDEFKVIFTCRNGRELTEKLTVLDQLPDLVLLDINMPLMNGWETAEWIQKNYPQMRILCLTMNDDEMSVIKMFKSGAKGYVLKDAEEDELFLAIHSVMTKGFYYSDYVAKVMIDSFKSEGIPGDSQMMSPLKEREIEFLVLCCTELNYKQIADLMHLSPKTIDGYRDDLFQKLHVRSRIGLVLHAIKHGLVQP; encoded by the coding sequence ATGCCTGTAAAAATTGCAATTGTTGATGACCATACGATGATGGTTCAGGCCATTGCCAATTTATTAAATGCCCGGGATGAATTCAAAGTCATCTTTACTTGTCGCAATGGGCGGGAATTAACAGAAAAATTAACTGTTCTGGATCAGTTGCCCGATTTAGTCCTATTGGACATCAATATGCCCCTTATGAACGGTTGGGAAACGGCTGAATGGATTCAAAAGAACTATCCTCAAATGAGGATCTTGTGCCTGACCATGAATGACGATGAAATGTCGGTCATCAAAATGTTTAAAAGTGGCGCAAAAGGATATGTGCTAAAAGATGCCGAGGAAGATGAATTGTTTTTAGCGATTCATTCTGTCATGACCAAAGGATTTTATTATTCAGATTATGTGGCCAAAGTAATGATTGACTCCTTTAAGAGTGAAGGTATTCCGGGCGATTCGCAAATGATGTCACCACTAAAAGAACGCGAAATTGAATTCTTAGTGCTCTGCTGCACGGAATTAAACTATAAACAGATCGCGGATCTTATGCACTTGAGTCCTAAAACTATTGATGGTTATCGAGACGATTTATTTCAAAAACTCCATGTTAGATCCCGAATTGGTTTAGTGCTTCATGCCATAAAGCATGGCTTGGTTCAACCTTAA
- a CDS encoding CRTAC1 family protein, with amino-acid sequence MHKGSTHLIFILFFNFIAQFTAAQYNWTHKTTNKSFYSGIPVACADINGDALDDLLILDQAKHLWMGLQLGSGEFFWQSLDYHNTFPAWSINVADIDRNGFNDILISGERTQVHILYQNASGFTKTLIDDTYFLSQAAAIYDLNRDGWLDFTLCDDNEVNRIYMNNGAGLLQRDLNIIQMGFADPSFDAGNYGCIWTDLENDGDPDLYISKCRAGVEDSTDPRRLNQLWLYDQGKWSSSADLYGLDIGDQSWISIFEDFDNDGLKDCLVINHYTPCRLFRQKSDHGFEEITLASGFNSGAIIIQAIPADFDNDGDIDVLVSGNASELWLNDGHMHFTKVHTPLQDANFSTCAYGDFNSDGFIDIYALHADLLNTPNNQKDQLWINSGNENHFIKFTLKGKNSNINGIGARIVVYTGSLFQSRELHGGEAFGIQNSLNVHFGLKSFSNVDSLMIYWPSGIIDKHFKLSADKHYVVEEGRCIRELGAGIERKVVYYCDQIDTLISASGNYAQVHWNTGSNLDSIRVQEEGLFFYSALDSNQCLQISNHIAFIRNPVQSFSLSHNYDFILCNAEFLELSVMPAAAVVWSDQRTAQKIVVSQTGKYFAKAKGFCEDVYTDTLNLVIAPPVLPPTILSDTLISKAPAILKSDAEETLWYENENDLIPVFSGSTFVTDSLEASRTYWAETYKNFVYPFVHGGLYKPLFNNSAYHASFLNAQMHFNVYQDIFLDSISLYTDFPGMRIIDLLNDLGMRIGTKEVYLVEGKNQVYLGFLIPASDKLYTLTTNLEQNQRSFGENSPKLQRSDVGFYYPLFIQDKIRLLTSNNGDSYYYYFYDWVIRKPDVQCLSERVEVKVLYEPVISHELEKTDQKIVHRKGEFMLISSQSFKFGWSVNSLDGRCISIGESVSNSWIKIPDLNSVAYIINANLGGKRLVSKFNDISR; translated from the coding sequence ATGCACAAAGGTAGCACCCACCTTATTTTTATACTTTTTTTTAATTTCATAGCGCAATTTACTGCGGCGCAATATAATTGGACGCACAAAACAACCAACAAATCATTTTATAGTGGCATACCCGTGGCATGTGCAGACATCAATGGCGATGCATTGGATGATTTATTGATCCTCGATCAGGCAAAACATTTATGGATGGGACTGCAATTGGGTTCCGGCGAATTTTTTTGGCAGTCTTTAGATTATCATAACACCTTCCCGGCCTGGTCTATTAATGTAGCGGATATCGATCGCAACGGTTTTAATGATATTTTAATCAGTGGGGAGAGAACTCAGGTGCATATTTTATATCAAAATGCATCCGGGTTTACAAAAACTTTGATAGACGATACTTATTTTTTATCTCAGGCTGCAGCAATTTATGATTTGAACCGCGATGGCTGGCTTGATTTTACACTTTGTGACGACAATGAAGTCAACAGAATCTACATGAATAATGGCGCAGGTTTATTGCAACGCGATCTTAATATCATTCAAATGGGTTTTGCGGATCCAAGTTTTGATGCAGGAAATTATGGTTGTATTTGGACGGATTTGGAAAATGACGGCGACCCGGATTTATATATATCAAAGTGCAGAGCTGGCGTAGAAGACAGTACGGATCCCAGGCGATTAAATCAGTTATGGTTATATGATCAAGGGAAATGGAGTTCATCAGCGGATTTGTATGGCTTGGATATTGGAGATCAAAGTTGGATAAGCATTTTCGAAGATTTTGACAATGATGGCTTGAAAGATTGTCTGGTCATCAATCATTACACTCCTTGCCGATTATTCAGGCAGAAATCAGATCATGGATTTGAAGAAATTACTCTTGCTTCCGGTTTTAACTCCGGCGCCATTATCATTCAGGCAATTCCTGCCGATTTTGACAATGATGGGGATATCGATGTTTTAGTTTCAGGCAATGCCTCCGAATTATGGTTGAATGATGGACACATGCATTTTACAAAAGTACACACGCCCTTACAAGATGCAAATTTTAGCACTTGTGCATATGGAGATTTTAACTCCGATGGATTTATTGATATTTATGCATTACATGCGGATTTACTCAATACTCCCAACAATCAAAAAGATCAGTTGTGGATCAATTCAGGAAATGAAAATCATTTTATTAAATTTACTTTAAAAGGTAAAAACTCCAATATAAATGGCATTGGAGCACGCATAGTTGTATATACCGGTTCGCTTTTTCAATCGAGAGAATTACATGGGGGAGAAGCATTTGGGATTCAAAATTCACTTAATGTTCATTTTGGACTTAAAAGTTTTTCTAATGTCGATAGTCTGATGATTTATTGGCCTTCAGGAATTATTGATAAACACTTTAAATTGTCTGCAGATAAACATTATGTCGTTGAAGAAGGCCGATGTATTCGGGAATTAGGAGCGGGAATTGAAAGAAAAGTCGTTTATTATTGTGATCAAATAGATACCCTTATCAGTGCTTCTGGAAATTACGCTCAAGTTCATTGGAATACTGGATCAAACTTAGATTCCATTCGGGTTCAAGAAGAGGGATTGTTTTTTTATTCGGCTCTTGACAGCAACCAATGTTTGCAGATTTCAAATCACATTGCATTTATTCGAAATCCGGTTCAATCGTTTTCTTTAAGCCACAATTATGATTTTATTTTGTGTAATGCTGAGTTTTTAGAATTGTCTGTGATGCCTGCCGCAGCTGTGGTTTGGTCTGATCAGCGCACAGCGCAAAAAATTGTAGTAAGCCAAACCGGAAAATATTTTGCAAAAGCAAAAGGATTTTGTGAAGACGTTTATACGGACACTTTGAATCTCGTGATCGCTCCTCCTGTTTTACCACCAACCATTCTTAGCGATACTTTAATTTCCAAAGCACCTGCTATTTTAAAATCTGATGCAGAAGAAACTTTGTGGTATGAAAATGAAAATGATTTAATTCCGGTTTTCTCAGGAAGCACTTTTGTAACTGATAGCCTGGAAGCTAGTCGAACTTATTGGGCAGAAACTTATAAAAATTTTGTTTATCCTTTTGTGCATGGCGGACTGTATAAGCCCTTATTCAATAATTCTGCATATCATGCCTCATTTCTCAATGCGCAAATGCATTTTAATGTTTATCAAGATATTTTTCTGGATTCCATAAGCCTATATACTGATTTTCCCGGTATGAGAATTATTGATTTGCTCAATGATCTCGGAATGCGAATTGGCACTAAGGAGGTTTATTTGGTGGAAGGAAAAAATCAGGTCTATTTGGGTTTTTTAATTCCTGCATCCGATAAACTATATACCCTTACTACTAATCTCGAACAAAATCAGAGGTCATTTGGTGAAAATAGCCCTAAACTTCAAAGGAGTGATGTCGGATTTTATTATCCTCTTTTTATTCAAGACAAAATCCGTCTGTTGACATCCAACAATGGCGATAGTTATTATTATTATTTCTATGATTGGGTCATTCGAAAACCCGATGTTCAATGTTTAAGTGAACGTGTAGAGGTCAAGGTTTTATACGAACCTGTGATTTCACACGAGTTGGAAAAAACGGATCAAAAAATAGTCCACAGAAAAGGCGAATTTATGCTTATTTCAAGCCAATCCTTCAAATTTGGGTGGTCCGTCAATTCATTAGATGGTCGATGCATATCTATTGGGGAAAGTGTATCCAATTCATGGATCAAAATACCAGATTTAAATTCAGTTGCTTATATTATAAATGCAAATTTGGGCGGGAAGCGTCTGGTTTCAAAATTCAATGATATATCACGATGA
- a CDS encoding phosphopeptide-binding protein, with translation MHILKISVFVLGIASLMTQCKPKESNNSPENPADIELLPSDASAEFPNAGIASMDYQKGQFTYQITGDYKLGEQTSDAPQKMCANSAQGQHIHLIVDDKPYEAKYDSSFHYLISDGIHYILSFLSRSYHESIKTTQASVVLKATIQDSSFKKVEPVNDPMLFYSRPKGSYIGEDAKNIMLDFYLVNCKLGEQYKVKAEVAGKEFTIDKWQAYYLKNLPMGEHTLKLTLVDSSGNPVNTPLNPVSRTFVLQAQPGQ, from the coding sequence ATGCATATATTAAAAATTTCTGTTTTTGTTCTTGGAATTGCATCTTTAATGACCCAGTGCAAGCCAAAAGAAAGCAATAATTCTCCGGAAAATCCAGCAGATATAGAGCTTCTGCCTTCCGATGCTTCTGCTGAGTTTCCAAATGCCGGAATTGCGTCGATGGATTACCAAAAAGGACAATTTACTTACCAGATTACAGGCGATTATAAATTAGGGGAACAGACTTCAGATGCGCCGCAAAAAATGTGTGCAAACTCAGCTCAGGGCCAACATATCCATCTCATCGTTGACGATAAACCATACGAAGCAAAATATGACAGCTCTTTTCATTACCTAATCTCAGATGGGATTCATTACATCTTATCATTTTTGTCGAGATCTTATCACGAAAGCATCAAAACAACTCAGGCATCTGTGGTTTTAAAAGCCACCATTCAAGATAGTTCATTCAAAAAAGTAGAACCTGTTAATGATCCTATGCTATTTTATTCCAGACCAAAAGGCTCATACATTGGGGAAGATGCTAAAAATATCATGTTGGATTTTTATTTGGTCAATTGCAAGCTGGGTGAACAGTATAAAGTGAAAGCTGAAGTTGCTGGAAAAGAATTCACTATAGACAAGTGGCAAGCTTATTATTTAAAGAATTTGCCCATGGGCGAACATACTTTAAAACTTACATTAGTGGACTCTTCCGGAAATCCGGTCAATACGCCATTGAATCCTGTCAGCAGAACTTTTGTTTTACAGGCACAACCCGGTCAGTAA
- a CDS encoding class I SAM-dependent methyltransferase, with product MNLKLFADRLEIYFNYYVKSKTIFQIHSPFIHHFLNAVFDADRIYYDFRTIEQYWRQIMDDAHEIPSSEFGSLHQQSLKQVKTFAAKAISQPSHYEILYRLVYYLKPQKSLELGSCLGMSSLAMALGNREQLLTTVEGNTFLAEYCKQTFDKYQINNIHVINLLFSEFLKDHQLESYNLVFLDGDHHYEATLKYSKRILASLSANSVFVLDDIHWSKGMNRAWKEIIHWPEVQCSLETQRLGFLFKSPKITKGNFVFIPYRFKPWSIGLFG from the coding sequence ATGAATTTAAAGTTATTCGCAGACCGATTAGAAATCTACTTTAACTATTATGTAAAATCAAAAACCATTTTTCAAATCCATTCTCCATTTATTCATCATTTTCTGAATGCTGTTTTTGATGCTGATCGCATCTATTATGATTTTCGAACCATAGAACAATACTGGCGGCAGATCATGGATGATGCTCATGAAATTCCGAGCAGTGAATTCGGTAGTTTGCATCAACAATCATTGAAACAGGTAAAAACCTTTGCCGCCAAAGCAATAAGTCAGCCGTCACATTATGAAATATTATACCGCTTGGTCTATTATTTAAAACCGCAAAAGAGCCTTGAGTTAGGAAGTTGCTTAGGTATGAGTAGTTTAGCAATGGCATTAGGAAACAGGGAACAATTGTTGACAACCGTTGAAGGCAATACATTCCTCGCAGAATATTGTAAACAGACTTTTGATAAATATCAAATCAATAACATCCATGTAATAAACCTCTTGTTTTCAGAATTTTTAAAAGACCATCAACTTGAAAGCTATAATCTTGTTTTTTTAGATGGCGATCATCATTACGAAGCCACTTTGAAATATTCAAAACGGATTCTTGCTTCCTTATCTGCAAATTCTGTTTTCGTATTGGATGACATTCATTGGTCAAAAGGAATGAATCGCGCATGGAAAGAAATCATTCATTGGCCAGAAGTCCAATGCAGTCTGGAAACACAACGTTTAGGCTTTCTTTTTAAATCTCCGAAAATTACGAAAGGAAATTTTGTGTTTATTCCTTATCGTTTCAAACCCTGGAGCATTGGCTTATTTGGCTAA
- a CDS encoding archaeosortase/exosortase family protein, producing MSALKIWWNSKSPIFRFLSAFILLMSLFYIFYYSPFYENYIMGPLLNKQAYLSNILLNWMQFKTETMEDNIVGDEFRVSIKNGCDGIEATALYICAIITFPFVAWKHKLKGLFYGLLVLSTLNLFRIAGLYIAGVHWKNGFEFLHLHGGVIIFTLIAILMWLVWIAQVKKHMEQ from the coding sequence ATGTCTGCATTAAAAATCTGGTGGAATTCCAAATCTCCTATATTCAGATTTCTATCGGCTTTTATTCTGCTGATGTCTTTGTTTTACATTTTTTATTATTCTCCTTTTTACGAAAATTATATCATGGGTCCCTTGTTGAATAAACAAGCTTATCTTTCCAATATACTGCTGAATTGGATGCAGTTTAAAACGGAAACAATGGAAGATAATATTGTTGGTGATGAATTCAGAGTCAGCATTAAAAATGGTTGCGATGGTATCGAAGCAACTGCTTTGTATATATGCGCTATCATCACTTTTCCATTTGTGGCCTGGAAGCATAAATTGAAAGGTTTATTTTATGGTCTTTTGGTTTTGTCAACACTCAATTTATTCCGAATCGCAGGTCTCTATATTGCCGGGGTGCATTGGAAAAATGGATTTGAATTCTTACATCTGCATGGCGGGGTCATCATTTTTACTTTGATCGCTATTCTGATGTGGTTGGTTTGGATCGCTCAGGTTAAAAAACATATGGAACAGTAG